The Streptomyces bacillaris sequence ACCGGAACGACGACCGCTCCCCCGCCACCGGGACCACCACCATCACGCTGGACCAGGCGGTGGCGGCGGCCCTGAAGAGCGTCCCGGGCACGGTCCCCGAGGCCGAGCTGGACGACGACGATGACGACCACGACGGCCGTACGGTCTGGGAGCTGGACGTCCACGGCTCCGACAAGAAGTGGCACGACATCACGGTGGACGCCACCACCGGCAAGGTCCTGAAGACCCGCGAGGACGACGACAACGACGACCGCGACCGCCACGCCCCCCGCTCCGCCCCCGTCACCCTGAACGCGGCGGCCGACGCGGCCCTGAAGACCGCCCCGGGCCGCATCACCTCGATCGACCTGGACGACGATGACGATGACGACGACGGCCGCCGGGGCAACGTCCTGCGCTGGGACGTCGACATCACCGGCAAGGACGGCAAGAACCACGAACTGAAGGTCGACGCCAAGACCGGCAAGGTCACGGTGGACCGGGACGACGACGGCGACGACGACCGGGACGACCACGACGACGCGGACGACCGGAACGACGACTGACGCACCGCCCCACCCCCGGGCCGGGCCCCGTACCGCTGCAGCGGTACGGGGCCTGGCCGCACCCGGCGCCCCTACTCGTCGTTCTTGGGCCGCAGGACGAAGCCGTCGGCGGTGATGTCCTTGCGGTCGGCCGTGTCATACACACGCCACGGCCCCGTCAGGTTCTCCGGGTCTTCCGGCGCGACAACGCCCGGAATGCCGAGCCGCTGCAACACGCTGTCGACCTGTCGGGCCTGTTCCGCGTCCATGGGGTCACCTACCGTCGTATGCGGGCAGCCATGCCGAGGCGGCCCCGGAGCACGAAGCCTTCCCACCTCCGCCTGCCGCCCGGCAAACCCCTTTCAGGAGTCCACAGATGAGCTACGACCTGGCGTTCTGGCAGGAGAACCAGGAAATCGACGCCTCCGAAGCCTTCCGGAAATATGACGCGATGACCGACGGCGCATCGGGGGTCTTTGCGGAGAGCGAGAACGTCAGAGCCTTCCACCGGGCCCTGAGGGACATCCACCCCGACCTCACCATCGAGAATGCGGAAATGTCCCCGTGGACTTCTCCCGTGTACGGCAACGGGGAATGCGTCCTGGTGACCATCGCCTGGTCCAGGAAGGATGAGCTGGTGGAGGGTCTCATCCCCTTGGCACGGAAGCACGGCCTTCTGACGTACGACCCTCAGCAAGAGGAAGTACACCAGCAGCCGCCACAGCTCCTGAAGCCACCGAGGACCGACCAGTGATCAGTTGCGAACAGGCCGCCGAACTGGCCAGTAAGTACGTGGAGGAGGACCCCCGCAACAGTGCGGTGGAGCTGGTGCCCATCGACGGTCATTCGGCCGTGGTGGGGAACTACGCCTACTTCGGCTACCAGGACCGCCGGTATCTGGAGACCGGCGACCCGTCCTTCATGGTGATCGGGATCGGTCCCGTCCGGGTCGATCTGGTGACGGGTGAGTG is a genomic window containing:
- a CDS encoding PepSY domain-containing protein, whose product is MKRNATIAAITAAVLIGGTAAATVAFADDDGDRRPATTTQQPTTTGKDTDDRNDDRSPATGTTTITLDQAVAAALKSVPGTVPEAELDDDDDDHDGRTVWELDVHGSDKKWHDITVDATTGKVLKTREDDDNDDRDRHAPRSAPVTLNAAADAALKTAPGRITSIDLDDDDDDDDGRRGNVLRWDVDITGKDGKNHELKVDAKTGKVTVDRDDDGDDDRDDHDDADDRNDD